TGCCGGTGACCAGGCGGGAGGCGCCGGCCCCCAGACCACTGGCGGCCAGTTCGGCCGCGGCGGCCGCGAGCACGGCGGGGTTACGGCTGAGGCCGAGGTAGTCGTTGCTGGCCAGATCCAGCAGGGGGAGCGCGTCGCCGGTGGGTGCGGGCTGGAGGCAGGCCGTGTCGGGGGCGGGCTCCAGGGTGCGCAGGGCGCGGCTGCGGGCGGGGGGCAGGGCCGCGAGGGCGTCGCGCAGCTGCCGGCGCCAGGGGGGCTGGGGGGCGGTGGGGTCGCCGGCTTCGGTGGTGGGGGGAGGAGGGATCAGGGCGACCCATACCAATGACAGGGGGCAGTCTGGGATGGGGGTGTGTGAAGGCGAGGTCTGGCCGTCGATGAACTCTTGGCAGAGCGTGGTTGGGAGATTCAGGTGGGCCTGGAGCCTCCGCGTGGGCCGTGTAGCTGCCGACGTGCACCGCACAGGTGTAGCCCGGGATACAGGTGGTTCTCGGTTCCGAGAACCATGTGCGAGCTCTTCTTGAGTGGGGTGGATACCCTATGGGCCGACTATGTTCTGGCCGTCGCGGTGTTCGGGGTGCACTTGTGGTTCACGGAAAGGACAGGCGACTGGGGCGTGGTTCTCGGAAACCACCCAATAAGCGTTGAACTAAGCCGCTACGCGGCAGATTGCAAGCCACAGCATAGCTGAACTGCTTCAGTTTCAAGCCGACTGCCCAAGGTTCTAGCGCCATGCCACTGGCGCGGAACTGCAAGCATGTCTTGAGCAGCGACAGGAGAGCGCGACCGTCGGGAAGACACTGAGGGATGCACGTCCTCGGATGTGCTTTCCCCCTTCATCTTCCCGCTGGGAAGCTGCTGAGATGAATACTGCAGAACAGGAGCGTTTTGATCGCCTGTTTGATGCCAATCTGCAAGCCATGCAGCTGCATGGCTTGCGCGACAAAACAATTGATAGCTACAGCCGAACATTGCGGCGAGTCGCCGGCCATTTTGGTCGTTGCCCCGATGATCTCAGCCCTGATGAGTTAAAGAGCTACTTTGCCGCTCTGCTGGAGCAGTATTCATGGAGCACAATCAAGGTGGATCTCTGCAGCCTGCAGTTCTTCCATCGCTATGTGCTCGATCGCGAGATGGAGTGGATCAAAATCATTCGCCCTCCCCGTGTACGCACTCTCCCGGACATTCCCACCCGAGAGGAAGTGCATGCGTTGATCAATACGGTACGCAAGTTGCGTTATCGCATCTTCCTGCTGGCGGTCTACAGCCTGGGTCTGCGAATCAGTGAAGGCCTGGGACTGGAGGTGGCGGACATTGACGGCAGCCAAAGACGTGTGCACCTCCGCGATGCGAAAGGCGGTAAGGATCGCTATGTCCCCATCCCCGATCTCACGCTCCAATCGTTGCGCAGGTTCTGGACAACCCACCGTCACCCCCGTCTGCTCTTCCCCAGTCCGGCCGGAAGCCAGTTCATCGTCCGGATGGCGAGCGCACCGATGGATGCCAGCGGTGTCCAGGCCGCGCTCAAGGCCGCCCGCAAGGAGTGTGGCATCGAGAAACGGCTCACAGTGCACTCCCTGCGCCATGCCTATGCCACCCACCTGCTGGAGCAAGGGATGGATCTACGCCTGATCCAATCGTTGCTCGGCCACAGCAACAGCAACACCACAGCGCGTTACGCCCACATCACCCATGTGGTGCGCGATCACACCAGCGATCGGATCGAGACGCTGCTGAGCGGCTTCCAGCTTCGTTGGAGGAAGGCTGATGCTTCTCCTCTCCCATCTGGTGGCGCGCTATCAGGGTGAGCTGGAGCGCCGCCATGGCCATCAGCTGCTGCCAAGCCACCGCCAGGCCCTGCAGGCGATGGGACGTTGCCGCCAGAGCGGCAGTGACGTCATGCGGCTGCAATGCTCCGATTGTGAGCACAGCATCCGCATCCCCCATTCCTGTGGACACCGCAGTTGCCCACACTGCCAACATCATGAAAGTCAACAGTGGATCGAACGACAACGGGCCAAGCTGCTGCCAGTGGAGTACTTCCTGATCACCTTCACCGTGCCTGCAGAACTCAGGCAGATCTTCTGGCAGCAGCAACGATTGGCCTATGATCTACTGCTGAAAACAGCCTGGGAAACGATCGATTCCTTTGCCCGCCGTGATCCGAAACTGAGAGGGAAGATTGGCGCCCATGCCGTTCTGCACACCCACAACCGGCGGCTTGAGTACCATCCCCACGTGCATCTGATTGTGCCCGCAGGTGCGATCAACGTGCAGAAACGGCAGTGGAGGGACAAAGTGGCAGGGTACCTGTTCCCGGCCGGCAACCTGGCGAGGGTGTTCCGCGCCAAATGGTACGAGGGGATGCGCCGTCTGGGCTTGCGGCTCAAGACTCCACTGCCAAGAGAGTGGATTGTGAACTGCAAATCGGTGGGCAGGGGCGAAAAGGCCTTGGTGTATCTGGGGCGCTACCTCTACCGTGGAGTATTGCCGGAGAAGAACATCATTGCCGACCATGAGGGCAAAGTCAGCTTCTGCTATCAGGACAACAAGGGAACGCGCCAGGTTCGCACACTACCGGGCGGAGAGTTTCTGTGGCTGCTGCTGCGGCATGTCCTGCCGAGACGCTTCCGGCGTGTACGGGATTACGGCCTGCTGCATGGCAATGCCAAACGACTGATCCAAGGGGTGCAATTGCTGCTCAGGGTGGAATTGCCGATTCCAGAGCTTCCCCGCGAGAAAGCGCCTATGCTCTGCCCCCTGTGCCAGGGACAGATGCGCATCATCGCACTGCGAGAACGAGGGATGACGCCGCTGCTGTGCTGAGGCTGACAAGAATGCTGGGAAGATATCCCTGAATGTAGCCAGCAGACACTGAGCAGATCCGTTCAGCTCCAGAGAACTGAACGGCCAGCTCAGCTGCGCTCTAGATTCGGCTGAGGCATGGCAAGGTTCAACGATGCCCCAAACGGCAGGCATTTGCACTCAGGAGAAAGCCAAAGATATCCTGAAAACTGGCCGGATGTTTCTGCAGTAAGCCATCAGGCTCCATCGTTGCAGGCTTGTTCAACTTCGGATAAGATCGTGGCTGCGCACGATCTATCCATAATCGTTAGATGCTAGTAGGAGCCATCTCTCATGCAGCATGAGCAATCCTTCGCTGACAGCTTCAATTCTTTCATGCGCTCTAAAGCGCAGCAATACGGATGCTCGTTTCACTCTTTCTCTGTAGATGGGCAAGACCGAGATGCGGGTTCCGACTATGTGCTGACTGACGCCAATCGATTCGCGATGGTTGAGTTCAAGTACACGAGTCGCGACCTCCTGAGCGAAAAGAACAAGCCCCGTCGCCTAGTGCTCTGCAAGAAGCTGCTGGCTCGGGACGATATGCGCATACTGCACGACAAGTGCCACTTTGTGTCGTGGACCGAGCCGCCTACGATGTCCGTCAGGACGAACATCTATCGCCATGAGATATGCACTAGGGCAGTCTTCGGTGCCCACTGCGGGTTGGAAGCAGATCTTGCTAACGATGCCACCAGAGCTCAGGCGGCAGTGTTTGCCGAAGAGTTCTTTTCCGGCGCCGGGATTAGGTCTCTCTCCCTCAATGATTTTCAGACGTACGTTGCATGGGTAATGGCAGAGACCAGTGCTTCTTCAAACACAACACTTGAGCTTCTTACTCATGATCCCTCAGCGAAGGAGCTCACGCTTGTTCGCTTCAGTTCGTTGTCTCAGGCGCATTCCTGGGTTCAGAGTCATCTGCCGCCGCCGCCAACTCGCCGCAGGGGTCACAGCCATGGCATCTAACTCTTCCATCGAGAGTACGCTACCCGGGCAAGCTGCTCAGTGCCTCTCAGGACAAACGTTAGATTCTGGCGGTCTTCTCATTGGTCGTCGACATATCTTGCTTTTACGAGGTCTATGCTTATCCTGTAATCGAGCTATCCAACAGAATGAACGCAGAACGACTTCACGCCATCGCCTTGACGCTGCAAAAAGAGCTTTCTTCATCTCAAACACTCAACAAGTTCGACAGACTTATCCAAGCCCTGGCAAATCAAGTAAGCCAACCATCCCAGCCACAATACCAACAGGAGACAAGCGATAGCCTCAAGGACTTATTGAAGACACTTGATGTCGCAGAAAGCAACAATTTTAGCCCCGCATGGAGAGAGTCGTTGGCAGATCTAGGTTTGACTGGTCTGCTCGGACAAGATCTTGCGCTTCAAATCAATTATGTATTCGAACGAAACCAGATCACTCCTGCGGTCGCCCAATCGGAGCTTCAATCGCTGAGAGAAACACTGCAGATGTTTTCTACGGCAATAGATCAGATTGTAAGCTCGTTCTATTCCTTGGGAGTCGGCAGGGAGGACCTTGAGCCTGGTGAGTGCGAGGTTGGAATCTTGGTGCCGCGCAACTTTGTGAATAATCAACTCGGCACTTTCGGCGACGAATTGAAAGAGCTCAACAAAATTTTTGGGGTTTTTTCAGAGCTGGCAACTGGGTCAAGACCTGGTTTCGCTATCAAGACAATATCCTCTTCGGAGCTGACTGTCTTTCTTGAGGCAGCTTCTGCAGTAGGTGCCTGCATCGCCCTTGGTCTAGAACGTATACTAGAGCTCTACAAGAAGCTTCTAGAGATTAGAAAAATTCAAGCCGAGCTCTCAAGTCTTGGCTTAGAAAAGAAGAATCTTAAGGGAATCGAAGAGCATAGCAACGCCATGATGGGGAAGGGTATAGAAGAAATTGCATCTCACCTAATTAGTGAATTCCATCGATCAGCCGATAATGGAAGGAAGAATGAGCTTAAGGTAGAACTCAAGTATGCGCTTAACAAAATTTCGAACAGAATCGATTGCGGATTCAATTTTGAGATCCGAATGCAGGCCCCAGTACAGGATGAAGCAGATCGAGAGGGCGAGGACTCAGATGATTACGAGCTTTCGGAAAAGCACTATAAAGACATCGCAGCGGCAGCTAAAACCTTACAGTTTCTAAAGCTTGAAGGGGATTCAATCCTCCATCTACCTGAAGAAGCATCAGGAAAATCTAAAGAGAATAATCCGGGAATCTAACATCCAGATTCAGAAGTCGGGAGCTTAGAGACTTTGCTCGGCCCGCCAGCACCTACCCGCTTCTGATCTGGAGCGTTGGACAGCTTCCGAGCCAACTAG
This genomic stretch from Cyanobium gracile PCC 6307 harbors:
- a CDS encoding tyrosine-type recombinase/integrase; translated protein: MCFPPSSSRWEAAEMNTAEQERFDRLFDANLQAMQLHGLRDKTIDSYSRTLRRVAGHFGRCPDDLSPDELKSYFAALLEQYSWSTIKVDLCSLQFFHRYVLDREMEWIKIIRPPRVRTLPDIPTREEVHALINTVRKLRYRIFLLAVYSLGLRISEGLGLEVADIDGSQRRVHLRDAKGGKDRYVPIPDLTLQSLRRFWTTHRHPRLLFPSPAGSQFIVRMASAPMDASGVQAALKAARKECGIEKRLTVHSLRHAYATHLLEQGMDLRLIQSLLGHSNSNTTARYAHITHVVRDHTSDRIETLLSGFQLRWRKADASPLPSGGALSG
- a CDS encoding IS91 family transposase translates to MLLLSHLVARYQGELERRHGHQLLPSHRQALQAMGRCRQSGSDVMRLQCSDCEHSIRIPHSCGHRSCPHCQHHESQQWIERQRAKLLPVEYFLITFTVPAELRQIFWQQQRLAYDLLLKTAWETIDSFARRDPKLRGKIGAHAVLHTHNRRLEYHPHVHLIVPAGAINVQKRQWRDKVAGYLFPAGNLARVFRAKWYEGMRRLGLRLKTPLPREWIVNCKSVGRGEKALVYLGRYLYRGVLPEKNIIADHEGKVSFCYQDNKGTRQVRTLPGGEFLWLLLRHVLPRRFRRVRDYGLLHGNAKRLIQGVQLLLRVELPIPELPREKAPMLCPLCQGQMRIIALRERGMTPLLC